A single genomic interval of Streptomyces sp. 1222.5 harbors:
- a CDS encoding cupin domain-containing protein gives MRIALRTAVVGMLTAVTTLTCGTAGATPPGPGVTARLLAQYTVGGTDYTLREITVPPGQSTGWHYHDGPLYGVVKQGTLSHFDSGCASDGVYRAGASIKEPAGPGNVHIGRNLGDIPVVLDVLYVLPHGAPFSEDAPNPGCSFQ, from the coding sequence ATGCGCATCGCACTCCGCACGGCCGTCGTCGGCATGCTCACCGCCGTCACCACCCTCACCTGCGGCACCGCCGGGGCGACCCCTCCGGGGCCCGGGGTGACGGCGAGGCTTCTCGCCCAGTACACCGTCGGCGGCACCGACTACACCCTGCGGGAGATCACCGTCCCGCCCGGTCAGAGCACCGGCTGGCACTACCACGACGGCCCGCTGTACGGCGTGGTGAAGCAGGGCACTCTGAGCCACTTCGACTCCGGCTGCGCCTCGGACGGCGTGTACCGCGCGGGCGCCTCGATAAAGGAGCCGGCCGGGCCGGGCAACGTCCACATAGGCCGCAATCTGGGGGACATCCCGGTCGTCCTCGACGTGCTCTACGTGCTGCCGCACGGCGCCCCCTTCTCGGAGGACGCGCCGAACCCGGGCTGCTCGTTCCAGTGA
- a CDS encoding SpoIIE family protein phosphatase has protein sequence MEHVAAVAFIDARGRVTGWSEGARLFTGHPAGDVVGRPAAGLLAEDVTADVLATRCGTVALRHRDGHRVEVALTACPVLGQDGEATGYAVTADQEAAPAPTLAAQAFEQASMSMSVFDLRQCYLRLNETACKVMGVSEAGLTGRFFSDTVEDGEANRGLLRHLEEVAETGRPIRYESFARAPALNREHLWSIEMWPLRGDSGEMTGVAMAAFDNTEQYWARRRLALLNEAATGLGTTLDVVRTAEELIEILVPRYADFASVDLLDWVLGAEEPPITAEYGALLQRVAHGSTRPGSPGAAMRIGETDAYPPLSPPARALREGRAVLAQAGEPAFVEWMAERNRRSPAGRDLRLGVHSMIAVPLRARDTTLGVAVCVRVVHPDGYGPDDAVFAEELASRAAVCIDNARRFARERATALALQHSLLPRGLPGQAAVEVAHRYLPCGSLAGIGGDWFDVIPLSGGRVGLVVGDVVGHGIQSSATMGRLRTAVRTLADVDLPPDELLTHLDDLVTHLASEGSAEEVAELGATCLYAVYDPVSRRLALAAAGHPAPAVVLPGGAAEFVPMAAGPPLGVGGLPFEATELELPEGSVVALFTDGLIEDRDRDGDRATEELRRALAAPSDSLESLSDNVLKAVMPEQPIDDVALLLVRTRALGADRIATWDVPPDPAEVATLRQATGRQLAAWGLEEAAFVTELVVSELVTNAIRYGTPPIKLRLIRDRALICEVSDGSSTSPHLRRAHVYDEGGRGLLLVAQLTQRWGSRQTGSGKTIWAEQPLPGT, from the coding sequence ATGGAGCATGTCGCCGCCGTGGCGTTCATCGACGCCCGAGGCCGGGTGACCGGATGGAGCGAGGGCGCGCGGCTGTTCACGGGCCACCCGGCCGGGGACGTCGTGGGCCGGCCGGCGGCCGGCCTGCTCGCGGAGGACGTCACCGCCGACGTGCTCGCCACCCGCTGCGGCACCGTCGCCCTGCGGCACCGCGACGGCCACCGTGTCGAGGTGGCCCTCACCGCCTGCCCGGTCCTCGGGCAGGACGGTGAGGCCACCGGGTACGCGGTCACCGCCGACCAGGAAGCCGCGCCCGCCCCGACCCTGGCCGCCCAGGCCTTCGAGCAGGCGTCCATGTCCATGTCGGTCTTCGACCTCCGGCAGTGCTACCTGCGGCTCAACGAAACCGCCTGCAAGGTCATGGGTGTCTCCGAGGCCGGGCTGACCGGCCGCTTCTTCTCGGACACCGTCGAGGACGGCGAAGCCAACCGGGGCCTCCTGCGCCACCTCGAAGAGGTGGCCGAGACCGGCAGGCCGATCCGCTACGAGAGCTTCGCCCGCGCCCCCGCGCTCAACCGGGAACATCTCTGGAGCATCGAGATGTGGCCCCTGCGCGGCGACTCCGGCGAGATGACCGGCGTCGCCATGGCCGCCTTCGACAACACCGAGCAGTACTGGGCGCGCCGCCGCCTCGCCCTGCTGAACGAGGCGGCGACCGGCCTCGGCACCACCCTCGACGTGGTCCGCACGGCCGAGGAACTGATCGAGATCCTGGTCCCGCGGTACGCCGACTTCGCGAGCGTCGACCTGCTCGACTGGGTGCTCGGCGCCGAGGAGCCGCCGATCACGGCCGAATACGGAGCCCTGCTCCAGCGCGTGGCCCACGGCTCCACCCGTCCGGGCAGCCCCGGAGCGGCCATGCGCATCGGCGAGACCGACGCCTACCCGCCGCTCTCCCCGCCCGCCCGGGCGCTGCGCGAGGGCCGGGCGGTACTGGCCCAGGCCGGCGAGCCCGCCTTCGTGGAGTGGATGGCCGAGCGCAACAGACGCTCGCCCGCGGGCCGCGATCTCCGCCTGGGCGTCCACTCCATGATCGCGGTGCCGCTCCGGGCCCGCGACACCACCCTCGGTGTCGCGGTCTGCGTCCGCGTGGTCCACCCCGACGGCTACGGCCCGGACGACGCCGTGTTCGCCGAGGAACTCGCCAGCCGCGCCGCCGTCTGCATCGACAACGCCCGCCGCTTCGCCCGCGAACGAGCCACCGCCCTGGCCCTCCAGCACAGCCTGCTCCCGCGGGGCCTGCCCGGACAGGCCGCGGTCGAGGTGGCCCACCGCTATCTGCCGTGCGGATCACTGGCCGGCATCGGCGGTGACTGGTTCGACGTCATCCCGCTCTCCGGCGGCCGGGTCGGCCTGGTCGTCGGCGACGTCGTCGGCCACGGCATCCAGTCCTCGGCCACCATGGGCCGGCTGCGGACGGCCGTGCGCACCCTCGCCGACGTCGACCTGCCGCCGGACGAACTCCTCACCCACCTCGACGACCTGGTCACCCACCTGGCATCCGAGGGCAGCGCCGAGGAGGTGGCCGAACTGGGCGCCACCTGCCTGTACGCCGTGTACGACCCCGTCTCGCGCCGCCTCGCCCTGGCCGCCGCCGGTCACCCGGCCCCGGCCGTCGTGCTGCCCGGCGGTGCGGCCGAGTTCGTCCCGATGGCCGCCGGGCCGCCGCTGGGCGTCGGCGGTCTGCCCTTCGAGGCGACCGAACTCGAATTGCCCGAGGGCTCCGTCGTCGCCCTCTTCACCGACGGGCTGATCGAGGACCGCGACCGCGACGGCGACCGGGCCACCGAGGAACTCCGCCGCGCGCTCGCCGCACCGAGCGACTCCCTGGAGTCCCTCAGCGACAACGTGCTCAAGGCCGTCATGCCCGAACAGCCCATCGACGACGTCGCCCTGCTCCTGGTCCGCACCCGTGCCCTCGGCGCGGACCGGATCGCCACCTGGGACGTCCCGCCGGACCCGGCCGAAGTCGCCACCCTCCGGCAGGCCACCGGCCGGCAACTGGCCGCCTGGGGCCTGGAGGAAGCGGCCTTCGTCACCGAACTCGTCGTCAGCGAACTGGTCACCAACGCCATCCGCTACGGCACCCCGCCCATCAAGCTCCGCCTGATCCGCGACCGCGCGCTCATCTGCGAGGTCTCCGACGGCAGTTCCACCTCCCCGCACCTGCGCCGGGCACACGTCTACGACGAGGGCGGCCGGGGACTGCTGCTGGTCGCCCAGCTCACCCAGCGCTGGGGCAGCAGGCAGACGGGCAGCGGCAAGACCATCTGGGCGGAACAGCCGCTGCCCGGCACCTGA
- a CDS encoding SH3 domain-containing protein encodes MIRRTLKGGLVAAVSLLAFLPTAAGAVTAGAAAPQAPGATARHHRTHPARHHHIHRFTVPGVPLRSTGHRVASPATGRVVTHGTRLNVRSGPGTGYRVIGHRHAYRTVRLACRTHGSWVRGNRVWYRLPHHRGYVSARYVRPYRTLPWC; translated from the coding sequence ATGATCCGACGGACTCTCAAGGGCGGCCTGGTGGCCGCGGTGTCCCTGCTCGCGTTCCTGCCGACGGCGGCCGGGGCCGTCACGGCGGGCGCGGCCGCACCACAGGCGCCCGGCGCCACCGCGCGGCACCACCGCACCCACCCGGCCCGGCACCACCACATCCACCGCTTCACCGTCCCCGGAGTCCCGCTCCGCTCCACCGGCCACCGCGTCGCCTCTCCCGCCACGGGCCGTGTCGTCACCCACGGCACCCGGCTCAACGTCCGCTCCGGCCCCGGCACCGGCTACCGGGTGATCGGCCACCGGCACGCGTACCGGACCGTTCGGCTCGCCTGCCGGACCCACGGCTCGTGGGTGCGCGGCAACCGCGTCTGGTACCGCCTGCCGCACCACCGGGGCTACGTGTCGGCCCGCTACGTGCGTCCGTACCGCACCCTCCCCTGGTGCTGA
- a CDS encoding DNA polymerase ligase N-terminal domain-containing protein has product MAAEDRLRAYRGKRDFERTREPSGRTARAGADEPRFVVQIHDARRMHFDFRLQVDDVLKSWSVPKGPSGDPADKRLAVPTEDHPLDYEDFEGVIPEGEYGGGTVIVWDNGTYEPLSHDRRGRAVDFAESLAHGHATFRLHGTKLRGEYALTRFRGGPDEEEAWLLVRKGPARPAGHGTPDPRRARSVRTGRTLAQVAAAAGEE; this is encoded by the coding sequence GTGGCGGCGGAGGACCGGCTGCGGGCGTATCGCGGCAAGCGCGACTTCGAGCGGACCCGCGAACCCTCGGGCCGAACCGCCCGGGCCGGCGCGGACGAGCCCCGATTCGTGGTCCAGATCCACGACGCGCGGCGGATGCACTTCGACTTCCGGCTCCAGGTCGACGACGTCCTGAAGTCCTGGTCGGTCCCCAAGGGCCCGTCCGGCGACCCCGCGGACAAGCGGCTGGCCGTACCCACCGAGGACCATCCGCTGGACTACGAGGACTTCGAGGGTGTGATCCCCGAGGGCGAGTACGGCGGCGGCACGGTGATCGTGTGGGACAACGGTACCTACGAGCCCCTCAGCCATGACCGGCGCGGGCGGGCGGTGGACTTCGCCGAGTCCCTGGCACACGGGCACGCCACCTTCCGGCTGCACGGCACGAAGCTGCGCGGCGAGTACGCCCTCACCCGCTTCCGCGGCGGCCCGGACGAGGAGGAGGCCTGGCTGCTGGTGCGCAAGGGACCGGCGCGGCCGGCCGGGCACGGCACCCCGGATCCACGGCGGGCCCGCTCGGTGCGCACGGGACGCACGCTCGCCCAGGTCGCGGCGGCCGCCGGCGAGGAGTGA
- a CDS encoding helix-turn-helix domain-containing protein: MDGSNALGEFLRARRALVRPEDVGLPGGGLRRVPGLRREEVAMLSGISSDYYLRLEQGRDRNPSVQVLEAVARVLRLDADATAHLVGLARERPASGARPGRRTPQVPASLLQLIDGWPRTPAYLQNRYTDCLAANALATAITPNYRPGVNLLRAVFLDPAERALRRDWEDLTAEGVAALRSGAGADADDPRLRDLVGELSLRSERFRVLWARHEVRPRRGRVSRLTHPQVGDLDLHSDKLSVEGADGLTLVVFHAEPGSRSAELLDILGSLSAPAAGSAQERVDGQ, translated from the coding sequence ATGGACGGTTCGAACGCGCTCGGTGAGTTCCTGCGCGCCCGCCGGGCACTGGTGCGGCCCGAGGACGTGGGGCTCCCCGGCGGCGGCCTGCGCCGGGTGCCGGGGCTGCGCCGCGAGGAGGTGGCGATGCTGTCCGGCATCAGTTCCGACTACTACCTCAGGCTGGAGCAGGGCCGCGACCGCAACCCGTCCGTGCAGGTGCTGGAGGCCGTCGCCCGGGTGCTGCGGCTGGACGCCGACGCCACCGCCCACCTCGTCGGGCTCGCCCGGGAACGGCCCGCGTCGGGCGCACGGCCCGGGCGCCGGACGCCGCAGGTCCCGGCCAGCCTCCTGCAGCTGATCGACGGCTGGCCGCGCACCCCCGCCTACCTCCAGAACCGCTACACCGACTGCCTGGCCGCGAACGCCCTGGCCACCGCGATCACCCCCAACTACCGGCCCGGCGTCAACCTGTTGCGGGCCGTCTTCCTCGACCCCGCCGAGCGCGCGCTGCGCCGGGACTGGGAAGACCTCACCGCGGAGGGCGTGGCCGCCCTGCGCTCGGGGGCCGGGGCGGACGCGGACGACCCGCGCCTGCGCGACCTGGTCGGCGAGCTGTCGCTGCGCAGCGAACGTTTCCGCGTCCTGTGGGCCCGCCACGAGGTGCGGCCCCGGCGCGGCCGGGTGAGCCGGCTGACCCACCCGCAGGTCGGCGACCTCGACCTGCACTCGGACAAGCTGTCCGTGGAGGGCGCCGACGGGCTCACCCTCGTCGTCTTCCACGCCGAGCCCGGCAGCCGCAGCGCCGAACTGCTCGACATCCTCGGCAGCCTGAGCGCGCCCGCGGCCGGCAGTGCCCAGGAACGCGTCGACGGACAGTAG
- a CDS encoding LysR family transcriptional regulator, which yields MHDIDLRQLRCLVAIVDEGTFTDAAIALGVSQAAVSRTLASLERALGVRLLRRTSREVTPTATGLRVVAQARRVLGDVSALVREATSGHTRLRVGYAWSAVGRHTVAFQRRWSAAQPETDLHLVRVNSPSAGLAEGACDLAVVRRPQDDRRFDTAIVGLERRLCALAADDPLARRRSVRLAELSDRLLLVDRRTGTATPELWPPDARPATEETHDVDDWLTVIAAGRGVGVTAESTANQYPRPGIVYRPVRDAEPVAVRLAWWRDDPHPALQSVLELLTELYRAA from the coding sequence ATGCACGACATCGACCTGCGACAGCTGCGCTGTCTCGTGGCCATTGTCGACGAGGGGACGTTCACCGACGCGGCGATCGCCCTGGGCGTCTCCCAGGCCGCCGTCTCCCGCACGCTCGCCTCGCTCGAACGCGCCCTCGGAGTGCGCCTGCTCCGGCGCACCTCCCGCGAGGTGACCCCCACCGCGACCGGCCTGCGGGTGGTGGCGCAGGCCCGGCGGGTGCTCGGGGACGTGTCCGCACTGGTCCGGGAGGCCACCTCGGGGCACACGCGGTTGCGCGTCGGGTACGCCTGGTCGGCGGTGGGCCGGCACACGGTCGCCTTCCAGCGGCGCTGGAGCGCGGCCCAGCCGGAGACCGACCTGCACCTGGTGCGCGTCAACTCGCCCTCGGCGGGCCTCGCCGAGGGCGCCTGCGATCTGGCGGTGGTCCGGCGGCCGCAGGACGACCGGCGTTTCGACACCGCGATCGTCGGCCTGGAACGGCGGCTGTGCGCCCTGGCCGCCGACGATCCGCTGGCCCGGCGCCGCTCGGTGCGGCTCGCCGAACTGTCGGACCGCCTCCTGCTGGTGGACCGCCGTACCGGCACGGCCACGCCCGAGCTGTGGCCGCCGGACGCGCGGCCGGCCACCGAGGAGACGCACGACGTCGACGACTGGCTCACCGTCATCGCCGCCGGCCGGGGCGTCGGGGTGACGGCCGAGTCCACCGCGAACCAGTATCCGCGCCCCGGGATCGTCTACCGGCCCGTGCGCGACGCCGAACCGGTCGCCGTGCGGCTCGCCTGGTGGCGCGACGATCCGCACCCGGCACTCCAGTCCGTCCTGGAACTGCTCACCGAGCTGTACCGGGCGGCCTGA
- a CDS encoding DMT family transporter — MATMIGSGLSNQTGAAVGALAFPVLGPLGVVAVRQYVAAVVLLAVARPRLRGFTRRQWWPVLLLAVVFGTMNLSLYTAVDRIGLGLAVTLEFLGPLTIALAASRRRLDAVCALLAGAGVVVLMRPRPSADYTGMALGLVAACCWASYILLNRVVGRRIPGAQGAAAASTVSALAFLPLGVLVALRHPPTTAAVLCAVAAGLLSSAVPYLADLLTLRHVPAQTFGLFMSVNPVLAALVGLVVLGQELGGPEWAGIGAVVAANAVSIATARR, encoded by the coding sequence GTGGCCACCATGATCGGCAGTGGGCTCTCCAACCAGACCGGCGCCGCCGTCGGCGCCCTGGCCTTCCCGGTCCTCGGCCCGCTGGGCGTGGTGGCGGTACGGCAGTACGTCGCCGCCGTCGTCCTGCTCGCGGTGGCCCGGCCGCGGCTGCGCGGCTTCACCCGGCGGCAGTGGTGGCCGGTGCTCCTGCTGGCCGTGGTGTTCGGCACGATGAACCTGAGCCTGTACACCGCCGTCGACCGGATCGGCCTGGGCCTGGCCGTGACGCTGGAGTTCCTCGGGCCGCTGACGATCGCGCTGGCCGCGTCCCGGCGCCGGCTCGACGCCGTCTGCGCACTGCTGGCCGGGGCGGGGGTCGTCGTCCTGATGCGGCCGCGTCCGTCCGCGGACTACACCGGGATGGCCCTCGGTCTGGTCGCCGCGTGCTGCTGGGCGTCGTACATCCTGCTCAACCGTGTGGTGGGCCGGCGCATCCCGGGCGCGCAGGGCGCGGCGGCGGCCTCCACCGTGTCGGCCCTGGCCTTCCTGCCTCTCGGCGTCCTGGTGGCGCTGCGCCATCCGCCGACGACGGCGGCCGTGCTGTGCGCCGTGGCGGCCGGTCTCCTCTCCTCCGCCGTACCGTACCTGGCCGACCTGCTGACGCTCCGCCATGTGCCGGCGCAGACGTTCGGCCTGTTCATGAGCGTCAATCCGGTCCTGGCCGCCCTGGTCGGCCTGGTGGTGCTCGGCCAGGAGCTGGGCGGCCCGGAGTGGGCGGGCATCGGGGCGGTGGTGGCGGCCAACGCGGTGAGCATCGCCACGGCGCGCCGCTGA
- a CDS encoding DoxX family protein: MPRSERSPLLLAGLLATAGVAHFAVPRQFDATIPRMLPGSPRTWTYGSGVVELALAAGIAAPRTRAVAAKAAAAFFVGVFPANVQMAVDWRHRPAPLRTAALARLPLQVPLVLWARGVARKGEGRS, encoded by the coding sequence GTGCCCCGGTCCGAACGATCACCCCTGCTGCTAGCCGGGCTCCTGGCCACCGCCGGAGTCGCCCACTTCGCCGTTCCCCGGCAGTTCGACGCCACGATTCCCCGGATGCTCCCGGGCTCGCCCCGCACCTGGACGTACGGCAGCGGGGTCGTGGAACTGGCCCTGGCGGCCGGGATCGCCGCACCCCGCACACGCGCCGTCGCCGCGAAGGCGGCGGCGGCGTTCTTCGTCGGCGTCTTCCCCGCCAACGTGCAGATGGCCGTGGACTGGCGCCACCGGCCGGCGCCCCTGAGGACCGCGGCCCTGGCCCGCCTGCCGCTCCAGGTCCCCCTGGTGCTGTGGGCCCGTGGGGTCGCCCGCAAGGGGGAGGGGCGGTCATGA
- a CDS encoding TauD/TfdA family dioxygenase has protein sequence MTTHRATEDHTERVAGVEVSPVAGHIGAEITGVDLAGPLDDAVVDLIRRAVLRWKVVFFRGQELDHAGHVAFARRFGEPVVLGRRGSASPAGFPEVETTADRLELGGRFGMEHEEWLQRRRHTLLRGWHCDHGARIDPPAATVLRAETVPPYGGDTTWANLAAAYAGLSAPVRAFVDGLRAEHRLGVGYQARPGDDAYLRHLLDHQVASVHPLVRVHPETGERVLFVNGYYLEQIVDVSRPESAALLEMLLEQAVRPEYTVRFRWEPGSVAFWDNRATIHLAPSDNAHLGLPRVMHRVMLAGDVPVGVDGKPSEPVTGTAPGRW, from the coding sequence ATGACGACGCACAGGGCCACCGAGGACCACACGGAACGGGTCGCGGGGGTGGAGGTGAGTCCGGTCGCCGGGCACATCGGGGCCGAGATCACCGGGGTCGACCTGGCCGGACCCCTCGACGACGCCGTGGTGGACCTGATCCGGCGGGCCGTGCTGCGCTGGAAGGTGGTCTTCTTCCGCGGGCAGGAGCTGGACCACGCCGGGCACGTCGCCTTCGCCCGCCGGTTCGGGGAACCGGTCGTTCTCGGCCGGCGGGGGAGCGCCTCACCCGCGGGCTTCCCCGAGGTCGAGACCACCGCGGACCGGCTGGAGCTGGGCGGCCGGTTCGGCATGGAGCACGAGGAGTGGCTCCAGCGGCGGCGGCACACCCTGCTGCGCGGCTGGCACTGCGACCACGGCGCCCGGATCGACCCGCCGGCCGCGACCGTCCTGCGCGCCGAGACGGTCCCGCCGTACGGCGGCGACACCACCTGGGCGAACCTGGCCGCCGCCTACGCCGGTCTGTCGGCGCCGGTCCGCGCCTTCGTGGACGGGCTGCGCGCCGAGCACCGTCTCGGCGTCGGCTACCAGGCACGGCCCGGCGACGACGCGTACCTCCGGCACCTCCTGGACCACCAGGTCGCCTCCGTGCATCCGCTGGTGCGGGTGCACCCGGAGACGGGTGAGCGGGTGCTGTTCGTCAACGGCTACTACCTGGAGCAGATCGTGGACGTCTCCCGTCCCGAGAGCGCCGCGCTGCTGGAGATGCTGCTGGAACAGGCGGTGCGGCCCGAGTACACGGTCCGCTTCCGCTGGGAGCCCGGCAGCGTCGCCTTCTGGGACAACCGGGCCACCATCCACCTGGCCCCGAGCGACAACGCCCACCTCGGCCTCCCCCGGGTCATGCACCGGGTGATGCTCGCCGGGGACGTGCCGGTGGGGGTGGACGGCAAGCCGTCCGAACCGGTCACGGGGACCGCGCCCGGCCGCTGGTGA
- a CDS encoding oxidoreductase encodes MTAQLGGTVTPAGGPTLTRMGYGAMQLTGPHVFGPPKDRGRAVAVLRAAVEAGITHIDTADFYGPVVVNEIIREALHPYPDGLHLVTKVGARRGVDGGWIMSRHPEDLKAQVYDNLRHLGVETLDVVNLRLGDVDIPNEDSVAEQFGALAELRERGLIRHLGLSAASVAQLAEARAIAPVVTVQNLYNLANRRDEALLRRTAAENIVFVPYFPLGGFTPLQSETLAQVAARLEASPQQVALAWLLRRSPNIALIPGTSSVAHLRENIAAAALVLPDDAVAELDGIAG; translated from the coding sequence ATGACTGCACAGCTCGGCGGCACCGTCACCCCGGCCGGGGGACCGACCCTGACCCGGATGGGCTACGGCGCCATGCAGCTGACCGGTCCGCACGTCTTCGGCCCGCCGAAGGACCGGGGCCGGGCGGTCGCGGTGCTGCGCGCGGCGGTGGAGGCGGGCATCACCCACATCGACACGGCGGACTTCTACGGCCCCGTGGTGGTCAACGAGATCATCAGGGAGGCCCTGCACCCCTACCCGGACGGGCTGCACCTGGTCACCAAGGTCGGTGCCCGGCGCGGCGTCGACGGCGGCTGGATCATGTCCCGGCACCCCGAGGACCTGAAGGCGCAGGTGTACGACAACCTGCGGCACCTCGGCGTGGAGACGCTGGACGTGGTCAATCTGCGGCTGGGCGACGTCGACATCCCGAACGAGGACTCCGTCGCCGAGCAGTTCGGCGCTCTGGCCGAGCTGCGCGAGCGGGGGCTGATCCGGCACCTGGGGCTGAGCGCGGCCTCCGTGGCGCAGCTGGCCGAGGCCCGGGCGATCGCGCCGGTGGTGACCGTGCAGAACCTGTACAACCTGGCGAACCGGCGGGACGAGGCCTTGCTGCGGCGCACCGCGGCCGAGAACATCGTCTTCGTGCCGTACTTCCCGCTCGGCGGCTTCACGCCCCTGCAGTCCGAGACGCTGGCGCAGGTGGCCGCCCGTCTGGAGGCCTCGCCGCAGCAGGTCGCGCTGGCGTGGCTGCTGCGCCGGTCGCCGAACATCGCGCTCATCCCCGGCACCTCCTCCGTCGCGCACCTGCGGGAGAACATCGCCGCGGCGGCCCTGGTGCTGCCGGACGACGCGGTGGCCGAGCTGGACGGCATCGCGGGCTGA
- a CDS encoding peroxiredoxin → MTERIEIGDKADDFALPDETGTVRRLGELLADGPVVLFFYPAALTPGCTAEACHFRDLAAEFAEAGARPVGISGDTVEKQQEFAGRHTLGMPLLSDADGAVRERFGVKRGFSLAPTKRVTFVIAEDRTVLEIVRSELRMNTHADRALAALRARRG, encoded by the coding sequence ATGACCGAGCGCATCGAGATCGGGGACAAGGCCGACGACTTCGCCCTGCCCGACGAGACGGGCACGGTCCGCCGGCTCGGCGAGCTGCTGGCCGACGGGCCGGTGGTCCTCTTCTTCTACCCCGCCGCCCTCACCCCCGGCTGCACCGCCGAGGCCTGCCACTTCCGCGACCTCGCCGCCGAATTCGCCGAGGCGGGCGCCCGGCCCGTGGGCATCAGCGGGGACACCGTCGAGAAGCAGCAGGAGTTCGCCGGACGGCACACCCTCGGCATGCCGCTGCTCTCCGACGCCGACGGCGCGGTCCGGGAGCGGTTCGGCGTCAAGCGGGGCTTCTCCCTGGCCCCGACCAAACGCGTCACCTTCGTCATCGCCGAGGACCGCACGGTGCTGGAGATCGTCCGCAGCGAGCTGCGCATGAACACCCACGCCGACCGGGCACTCGCCGCCCTGCGGGCCCGCCGGGGCTGA
- a CDS encoding XRE family transcriptional regulator produces MGHPQRSTTPDERLTAGLRELRDRTGLSLAALAARTPYSKSAWHRYLSGAQRPPRAAVEALCRLAGGAPEAVLPLWDAADARPSASPPPPPGPNRRRSWLPLSAVVLCGAAAALGATLGLSGGPGTAPAAQTLPAVPRCHGRACQGELPDVSACARDAQTRSSVDARGYTVRLRWSPACGTAWSEVRIRSPRAREVSVRAGQDVLSASYSAHDTADDSSPMLFVPSPRGVEACAEADGKVACTGLDADLEEQG; encoded by the coding sequence ATGGGGCACCCCCAACGATCCACCACTCCGGACGAACGCCTGACGGCCGGCCTGCGCGAACTGCGGGACCGCACGGGGCTGAGTCTCGCGGCGCTGGCCGCGCGCACCCCGTACAGCAAGTCCGCCTGGCACCGCTATCTGTCCGGCGCCCAGCGGCCGCCCCGGGCCGCCGTGGAGGCGCTGTGCCGGCTGGCGGGCGGCGCCCCCGAGGCCGTCCTGCCCCTGTGGGACGCCGCCGACGCGCGGCCCTCCGCGAGCCCGCCGCCCCCGCCCGGCCCGAACCGCCGGCGCTCCTGGCTGCCGCTGTCCGCGGTCGTCCTGTGCGGAGCGGCGGCAGCCCTGGGCGCCACGCTCGGCCTGTCGGGCGGGCCGGGAACCGCGCCCGCCGCACAGACCCTCCCCGCGGTGCCCCGCTGCCACGGGCGCGCCTGCCAGGGGGAGTTGCCCGACGTCTCTGCGTGCGCCCGGGACGCGCAGACCCGCAGCTCGGTCGACGCCCGCGGCTACACCGTCCGGCTGCGCTGGTCCCCCGCCTGCGGCACGGCCTGGTCCGAGGTGCGGATCCGCTCGCCGCGGGCCCGGGAGGTGTCGGTCCGGGCGGGGCAGGACGTGCTCTCGGCGAGCTATTCCGCCCACGACACCGCCGACGACAGCAGCCCGATGCTCTTCGTGCCCTCGCCCCGGGGAGTGGAGGCGTGCGCCGAGGCGGACGGGAAGGTGGCCTGCACGGGCCTGGACGCGGACCTGGAGGAGCAGGGGTGA